One Drosophila subpulchrella strain 33 F10 #4 breed RU33 chromosome 2R, RU_Dsub_v1.1 Primary Assembly, whole genome shotgun sequence genomic window, ATAGCAGTTTTTCGCCGTGAAACTAGTGACTACCATTTTCAGGCGGCGCGTGTCTGTACCCCAGAGGCAAAAAGAAGAGCGGAGAAATCGAAATCGTTGCCATTTTGGCTTTGGCTTCTTTCCTTTGCTCGCTGCTTCTTAGGCCTCGCCTCAAAATGGCCGCCGATGTCGCAATTTTCCCTGTTTTCGCCTAAAACTTGCATTTTTCGGCGGATTTAGTTATTAGACGCCTGTAAAAACGCGCGCTTTTTCGCCTATACTATTTCCTATAAGATATGCGTTTTTGTGCATTTGTTTTTACCCGACATTTAGCGTTTTCTCTTTTAATTCGCCGGTTcggcgagagagagagagagcgcgCGCTTCCGCTCTCCCAGAGAGCACCCCTCTCCGAGCTGCACTCTCTAGCTATTTTCTTTGttaataatttgtttgttttgtttgttggcTATTAGATATTGGAAAATAGGAGGTATTTATTAAATCCCTATCcaaagatatatgtatgtagtGGCAAAAGTAAAAGAAAACGCAAAAACAAAGCCACGCTCTCGCGAACATCTGCCgccttcattttttttttgcgcaaCTCTGCCGACGCCGACGTCGACTGCGGCAGAGCAGAGCGAATACGTGTGAGAGTGCCGCCTTCATTTTTGGCAGTCGACGCCAACTCGTTCAGTTTTTTTCGAAGAACGAGCGGCAAAGGTTGGTCCACGGAGCTCTGCAATAAAACATCTCCataaaataatagaaataCTTGTTTAAACAATATAAATTCTGTGATAAACACAAAGTGCTAGCAGGCCTCTCggttaaataaaacaaatatccattgaagagagagagagtgagcGATTCCCAGGAGAGTGGAGACTAAACACGTTGAATTAGCCACTTTAATTGCTGAAAACCCTATTAGAACAGCACTAATTGGCTGCAAAATAAGTGTTTTCTCAAAAACCTGTACCTCAAAATGCCATTTCCCCAGCATTTTCGAGGTTTTTTCTCAGTTTTTCCCTACATTTTGAGAGCGCGTCGCAGCCTGTACCAATATAAGGCAGTCATGGCATACAGAAAATGTGTGTCTTGCCTTTTCGCCGCCTTTCGCACTCGCCAGCCAAATTAGTGCCTCTTTTTGGGGCTAAAAGAAGGACTTTTAAGCCCTCTAAATAGGTGCATTCCCCAGGGTCCATACAATATTGCCCCGTAGAACGCCAATTAActtcatattaattattaagtGGCGCGCGTTCAAGCAGATAGAAGAAGCAGCAAGCGCGAGAGAGAAGCGCGCGCGCGCGCATTTTTCAGTTTCTTTTTCTCACTTCTCTCCTGAGAGAGCTGAGCGTTGGCAGTGGAAGTAGTTCCATCTCCCTTGCGCCGCCATTGCTCTGCCTCCGGTGGTGGCTTGCTGTCCCGctctgccgccgccgctgttGTTGCTTTCGCCTTGCTCTTTGGTACAGGAACATGGCGCGCTGCTAAACGGAAAATGTGCTGCCCATAACATTTTGAATTAAATGTTTAGTTTTGGCCCGGGAGTACAGTTCCACAGGGCAGTTATAGGTTATTAGTTATCTATATAtgatctataaaaaaaatttaaaaattattaaactaattcagaattttctctATACCATATAGTTTAAAAAGATCAAAAATTGTTGGgttgtttttttaatgcagGAAATTCGATATGAGACTATATAGGATATAGCAGTTATAGGATATTAGTTAGAtgatctataaaaaaaattaaaaaattactaaacTAAAAGGTCAAATATTGTTTGgttgtacaatttttttaaagcagGAAATTCTATATGAGACTCCATAGGAAagatcttaaaaaatattatatttaattgtttaattttgtGTTAAAAAGTACAGTAAATCACTAGAAATCAGTTATAGATAACAATAAATAACCATAATCGTCTCGGCTTTGGTATATTATATGTTTCTTATTAGGAAGTATATTCCAGCAGTTACCATAGATCTTACCTTACAAGTACAGAAGtaaatatcaaattaataGAAAGAGGGGTAGTTATAGATTGTTAGTTAATTATAGTCTGGGTTAATACTAGGAAAATGCTGTTCAATAAAGTCTGTAACTTGTTTTTATAGCTTAGCTAGGGAGTCTTAAACTATACTATATCTAACCAATTATCCCTTTTCTACTTGCAGCCAATAATACCTAGTGTAACACTTGTTAAATAGTTTCaacaaaaacacaaataaCATGGCCGATAAACCAAAACGTCCTCTCTCCGCCTACATGCTGTGGCTCAACAGTGCCCGCGAGTCGATCAAGAGGGAGAATCCCGGCATCAAGGTTACCGAGGTGGCTAAGCGCGGTGGCGAATTATGGAGGGCAATGAAGGACAAGTCGGTGAGTAGTCTTAACCCAAAATAACCCAAATACCCCTTATTTATACCGCTCTTCATTGATTCCTAGGAGTGGGAGGCCAAGGCTGCCAAGGCCAAGGACGACTACGATCGGGCTGTCAAGGAGTTCGAGGCCAACGGCGGTGGTGGCGGTGCTGCCAACGGTGGAGCCAAGAAGCGCGCGAAACCAGCGAAAAAACCATCCAAGAAGAGCAAGAAGGATGAGTCCGATGAGGACGACGATGATGAGAGCGAGTAGACTGCTCATACTTACCCCTATCCATCACCaagtcacacacacacaacaatCCAGAACCAGAACCCACAAGAATACAAAACACTGGTGGCAACACCACATCTCCCCCATTTGCATCCATAAAAGTCCCCCTAATATAGAATGCCAAGCCCGATCTATCATCAACAAACGAGATCTGTTGAGGTTGCAACTAAAAtcacacaccacacacacgAGAGAAGAACAAAAATACGTGAAAATAagcaaaattgtatttatacaTATGAATTTAAGTTTATAGTAGAGTCGTTTCTCTTATAATAATACCCCAAAATACAAAGAAGAAAGGACAACCAACACGAAAAGGAGAAGAATGTAAGAAGGAAGTACGTTGAGGTGTTTTTTTGTTCAGTTTCTGTTTCGTTTCGTTGGAAAAAACGATTGCGTTTCAGGGATTGAAGGGAAAATCGACCTTGcatataaattttgtaaagTAAACGATAAAATAAttccattaaaaataaaaaagatacaaaaatgGCAATTGTTCTCTCAGTAGTTGGATAAGATCGACTCGATTGTAAACTTTAAGATCGGGCTGGAGGAAAAGGGATAAATATCCACTTCACAGACAAAATACAcacgaaaaacaaacaaacaaaacaccGCAAATGAAACAAACGAAATTTCGCTCAGGTCTTTTCGTCATTTTGCATTAAACTTAATGTTTAACGTCTTGTTAGCTAAAGATGTATAGCAGAAGAGGAAATCGGAAGGTAGATGAGACAAGCAGATGTAATTGCATTTAATCGGTAGTTTTAATTGATAACTATACGTATAATTTAATGAGAAAaccaacaaaataaaataaatacattttttaaatgcgTTGAAAATGGATAGCTCTTTCATTTGCTGGGTAAAGAATAAAACACGGGGTTCTTGGTACTTTAAacgttttattttaaatatcatTATGAATTCAATAGTGATTCATGCTACACTCTAAAATGATTTCTTTCGTTTCCGGTAGTTATGCAAAAATCAATGCCATGACTTCTGTGGGATTTAGTGAactattatatatttaactaTTTATCGTATGGGATTATCGCATACAAATACCATCAGAGTTCTTGTCTTCACTTTGGGATTAGATTATCAAATGTTAACAGATCTACAACAGAAACAACCCTTTAAACAATATCTTTTCAATGCAATGGAGTGATGATTCGGTCGAGGGTTGAGATTAAAGCTTAAATTTAGATACATGCTCCTTAAGTGGTGCCAGATCTTACAAATTAAGTATGGGGGCCTTTGTTTCTTGGTTTTCCACGGTGTACAAAACAGAACGGTGTTGCGCTTATTTATTATCGAGCTTAGAGACTACGAAGTTATGTatggcaaacaaaaaacaaagtcTCTCTCAGAGCCTTTCCACAAAAGAAACGATGAAGTCAAGAAACGAAAGAAGCTGTGTTCCAAAAGGGTGTCCGTAGCAAGGCGGTGGTCATCCTAGCACCCACCGAAGATCTCCGACCATCTCAGCAGCCTGACCCACACACCTAATTGCGATTCAGCCAGAATATTGTCTTGAGTACGAAGTAGGCCAGGCCCAGACAGTAGACGATCTTCTCCCGCTGCGTGCGCTGCTCGTTGTTGATCTCGATGTTGAGCACCCGGCGGTTCAGCTTGGCCAGCTGGCGCCTCAGATACAGGATCTCCTCGTGGGGCGTCAGCTCGCCCATGGGCGTGCCCTCGCGGTGCGCCAACATCGAGGCATCCAGGTTGTTGTGCTGCTGGTTCAGCTGCGAGCGTTTGCTGGCGCTGCCCGTGGTCAACTGAAAGAAGTAGGGTATTCGAGGATTAGCGATTTACAAAGATGGGCTGGGGCTTTATACCATTTCGAAGTGTTTGGCTAGGAAAAATACAGCGGAGGTGGGAAATTTTGGAGAATATTTGTGTAATCAATGTGACAGACGTTTAAAAGACTTGAAAGTTGTAGATAAGGGAAGTTTCAAATGGTATACCAACTCAAAAAACTACATTAAATCCAAATTCTCAAGAATTCGCGGTCCATCGATAAGATAGAAAAACTATAGTAAAAGGGGAACATTTTAGTACAATCTTTGTGAATTGAAAGTTGCAATGATATGCCACCTCAAGTACCTACATACATACAATAAAAAagtctaaagaattcgcgttccTGAGATGGGATGAGAACCGTATACCCTATTTCACAGGCAAATAGATTACACATCTTCCGACAAAAGTAAGAGGTACTTTGCTAAGATTCCCCCTCAACATTTCCGGTGTCACAGCAGCTTCTCTATAAACAATCAACATTCAAAAACCCCCCTAAATC contains:
- the LOC119549103 gene encoding high mobility group protein D, with amino-acid sequence MADKPKRPLSAYMLWLNSARESIKRENPGIKVTEVAKRGGELWRAMKDKSEWEAKAAKAKDDYDRAVKEFEANGGGGGAANGGAKKRAKPAKKPSKKSKKDESDEDDDDESE
- the LOC119551113 gene encoding transport and Golgi organization protein 11 isoform X2, with translation MLTTGSASKRSQLNQQHNNLDASMLAHREGTPMGELTPHEEILYLRRQLAKLNRRVLNIEINNEQRTQREKIVYCLGLAYFVLKTIFWLNRN